A window from Rhinoraja longicauda isolate Sanriku21f unplaced genomic scaffold, sRhiLon1.1 Scf000363, whole genome shotgun sequence encodes these proteins:
- the LOC144590863 gene encoding NACHT, LRR and PYD domains-containing protein 3-like isoform X4, giving the protein MKEKVKVCQLLDRYAELTITSTVRDRTLVEHELLARGRDHEEWREKCLRRELEKIRTDQLFHSSFSRRKSRSGSSASVAGVPGIGKTTMVQKIVHDWATGKIYQDFQFVFSFKFRDLNTINCRVTLKELILDQYPYFRNILEEVWKNPEGLLFIFDGLDEFKGRIDFADSRRDTEPQHMCPDPEWWCEVSDIVYSLIQHKLLPGCSVLVTTRPTALHLLEKAEISVRAEILGFVGEERKEYFTRYFEDQTVAAAVFKHVEENEILYTMSYNPSYCWILALTLGPFFTQTHRDPQRVPKTITQLYCYFIYNILTNHGREIESPREVLLTVGQMAFTGVSEKNIVFTDGDLIKYNLQPSQFLSGFLMELLEREDSARSVVYTFPHLTVQEFVAALAQFLTPDRGDILKLLSEAHSTTDGRFEVFLRFVAGLSSPRSARVLEEFLGPFPHQTICRVIDWVKEEVQHQAGNTRSVAGKRRLLNTLHYLFESQNPALAQQTLGSVETLSFGGLGLTPIDCVVLSHVIRHCDTIKHLDLWKCRIQCEGLQRLGPVLHKCQHLGLAFNDLGDSGVKLVSAALGNPDCKIQRLELRTVGLTDSGAEDLASALSTNPSLTELDLGDNKLGDSGVKLVSAALGNPDCKIQRLELRTVGLTDCGAEDLVSALSTNPSLTELELSGNNLGDSGVKLVSAALRNPDCKIQRLELCSVGLTDSGAEDLASALSTNRSLTELDLSGNNLGDSGVKPVSAALRNPDCKIQRLELDSVGLTDSGAEDLVSALSTNPSPTKLYLSNNSLTDRSVPGLRRLILTLPCLERIRLLRNKFTADGRNQLKSLRGFRSGLSVDV; this is encoded by the exons ATGAAGGAGAAGGTGAAGGTTTGCCAGCTGCTTGATCGATACGCTGAGCTCACAATCACCTCCACTGTTCGAGATCGGACACTGGTAGAACATGAGCTGCTGGCAAGAGGCCGGGACCATGaagagtggagagagaaatgtCTCCGGAGAGAACTAGAAAAAATCAGGACAGATCAATTATTCCACAGCAGCTTTTCCAGAAGAAAATCCCGTTCTGGGAGTTCAGCATCTGTGGCCGGAGTCCCGGGGATCGGAAAAACAACAATGGTGCAAAAGATTGTTCATGACTGGGCCACAGGGAAAATATATCAAGACTTCCAGtttgttttcagttttaaatTCCGAGATTTAAACACTATTAACTGCAGAGTGACCCTGAAGGAACTGATTCTGGATCAGTATCCTTACTTTAGGAATATCCTTGAAGAGGTCTGGAAGAACCCAGAGGGATTGCTGTTTATATTCGACGGTCTGGATGAATTCAAGGGCAGGATCGATTTTGCTGACAGTCGGAGAGACACAGAACCTCAGCACATGTGTCCAGATCCCGAGTGGTGGTGTGAAGTGTCtgacattgtgtacagtttaatCCAGCACAAGCTGCTCCCAGGGTGTTCAGTGCTAGTGACCACCCGCCCCACTGCGTTACATTTACTGGAAAAGGCAGAGATCAGTGTCAGGGCTGAAATCCTGGGATTTGTTGGTGAAGAACGGAAAGAATATTTCACCAGGTATTTTGAAGATCAGACGGTGGCAGCAGCTGTTTTCAAACACGTGGAGGAGAACGAGATCCTGTACACCATGAGCTACAACCCCTCCTACTGCTGGATCCTCGCACTGACActgggccccttcttcacacaAACACACCGGGATCCGCAGCGAGTTCCCAAGACCATCACCCAACTATATTGCTACTTTATTTACAACATCCTGACAAACCACGGCCGTGAGATTGAGAGCCCCCGTGAGGTGTTACTGACGGTTGGTCAGATGGCCTTCACTGGAGTGTCCGAgaagaacattgtgttcacagaTGGAGATTTGATCAAATACAATCTGCAGCCTTCCCAGTTCCTGTCCGGGTTCCTGATGGAACTTTTGGAGAGAGAGGATTCAGCCCGGAGCGTGGTGTACACCTTCCCGCACCTCACTGTCCAAGAGTTTGTAGCCGCACTCGCACAATTCCTGACTCCGGATCGCGGGGATATCCTGAAACTCCTGTCTGAAGCCCACAGCACGACAGACGGGCGATTTGAGGTATTTCTCCGTTTTGTCGCTGGTCTCTCCTCCCCACGGTCAGCTCGGGTCCTGGAGGAGTTTCTGGGTCCATTTCCTCATCAAACAATCTGCCGAGTGATTGACTGGGTGAAGGAGGAGGTTCAACACCAGGCTGGAAACACAAGGAGTGTAGCTGGTAAACGGAGGCTCCTGAACACGCTGCACTACCTGTTTGAGTCTCAGAATCCTGCACTTGCTCAGCAGACACTGGGATCTGTGGAAACACTTTCATTCGGTGGACTGGGACTGACCCCGATTGACTGCGTGGTCCTGTCTCATGTCATCAGGCACTGTGATACAATCAAACACCTCGATCTGTGGAAGTGCCGCATTCAGTGTGAAGGTCTCCAGCGGCTGGGACCGGTTCTGCACAAGTGTCAGCACTTGGG ACTGGCGTTCAACGACCTGGGTGATTCAGGAGTGAAACTGGTGTCTGCGGCTCTGGggaacccggactgtaaaatacagagactgga gctgcGGACTGTCGGTCTCACAGACtctggagccgaggatctcgcctccgctctcagtacaaaccCCTCACTGACGGAGCTGGACCTGGGTGATAATAAACTGGGCGATTCCGGAGTGAAACTGGTGTCTGCGGCGCTGGggaacccggactgtaaaatacagagactggA gctgcggactgtcggtctcacagattgtggagccgaggatctcgtctccgctctcagtacaaaccCCTCACTGACGGAGCTGGAGCTGAGTGGGAATAATCTGGGAGATTCCGGAGTGAAACTGGTGTCTGCGGCTTTGAggaacccggactgtaaaatacagagactgga gctgtgcagtgtcggtctcacagattctggagccgaggatctcgcctccgctctcagtacaaaccGCTCACTGACGGAGCTGGATCTGAGTGGGAATAATCTGGGAGATTCCGGAGTGAAACCGGTGTCTGCGGCGCTGAggaacccggactgtaaaatacagagactggA gctggacagtgtcggtctcacagattctggagccgaggatctcgtctccgctctcagtacaaaccCCTCACCGACGAAGCTGTACCTGTCAAACAACTCCCTCACAGACCGATCTGTTCCCGGTCTCCGCCGCCTCATACTGACCCTTCCGTGTCTGGAGCGGATCAG GCTGCTTAGGAATAAGTTCACTGCAGATGGACGGAACCAGCTGAAGAGTCTGCGAGGATTCAGATCTGGACTGAGTGTGGACGTGTGA